The Muribaculum intestinale genome includes the window TGTACCAACTGTCGGAAATGTGAACATGCCTGCAAGGCCCACTGTATCGATCTTACCGACCATGTTGTCGACGGCTCTCGGTGTGTAGGCTGTTTCGACTGTCTTACCGTGTGTCCCGACGATGCTATTTTCTACCGTCCTGACCGCAAGCAGCTATCGCTTCCCATGATGCAGAGTCTGGACTCTCCTGAGATAGGGCGCGCAAGCGCATGCTCGGGAACGTCGGCTTCCGCATCGATGAATACTGATACTAAGGGCATGAAAAATGCTCTGAATACAATATCTGATGAAACAATATCTCGAACTTCTTGACCATGTGATGGCCAACGGCGTTGAAAAGGGCGACCGCACCGGTACCGGCACACGCAGTGTATTCGGCTATCAGATGCGTTTCAACCTTGAAGAGGGTTTTCCGTTGCTTACTACCAAAAAACTTCATCTGAAGTCGATTATATACGAATTGCTGTGGTTTCTGCGTGGCGACACCAATGTGCATTATTTGCAGGAGCATGGAGTGCGTATCTGGAACGAGTGGGCCGGTCCCGACGGTGAGCTTGGCCCGATTTACGGATACCAGTGGCGCTCGTGGCCCGATTACAACGGCGGACATATCGACCAGATTTCCGAAGTGGTGGAGACTCTGAAGAATAATCCTGACTCGCGGCGTATAATCGTCAGTGCCTGGAATGTAGGGCAGCTCGACGAGATGCATCTGCCCCCCTGTCATGCCTTCTTCCAGTTCTATGTGGCCGACGGACGTCTCAGCCTCCAGCTCTATCAGCGTTCGGCCGATATATTCCTCGGAGTGCCGTTCAACATAGCTTCATATGCCCTGCTGCTCCAGATGATGGCCCAGGTGACGGGATTGCGTGCGGGAGACTTCGTACACACTCTCGGCGACGCCCACAT containing:
- a CDS encoding thymidylate synthase, which encodes MKQYLELLDHVMANGVEKGDRTGTGTRSVFGYQMRFNLEEGFPLLTTKKLHLKSIIYELLWFLRGDTNVHYLQEHGVRIWNEWAGPDGELGPIYGYQWRSWPDYNGGHIDQISEVVETLKNNPDSRRIIVSAWNVGQLDEMHLPPCHAFFQFYVADGRLSLQLYQRSADIFLGVPFNIASYALLLQMMAQVTGLRAGDFVHTLGDAHIYNNHIEQARMQLSREPRRLPRMTLNPDIKSIFDFKYDDFTLEDYDPHPHIKAVVAV